A segment of the Carya illinoinensis cultivar Pawnee chromosome 1, C.illinoinensisPawnee_v1, whole genome shotgun sequence genome:
tagcattgcttaagatatatatatatatatatatatagctacaaTCATTAGCTGATCCTGAACTCAAAGTCTTAACCTCTAGTAGGATCTAGGAAGTGATCGATGAAACGAAGTCATTTTATCTATTGGATGTGGGTTGTAAAAATTATGTATCCACTTTTAACAATTAtgacgtaaaaaaaaaatatttgatggcGTAACTTGACATAAGATTTGAAATAGGTCCGCGCTTAAAGTGCATAGGCATGAACTGATTAACATATGCATGAGTATTTTCCACGCTATTCTAGCTTCTTGTGTTAGTTGTTAATTAATTTTAGACTTTAGAATTTTCTGTAAACGTTTTTAGAGGTTGACATCATTATAACAAGGTTGATGTCTAGTTTAACTGGTATGTCTTTATCTTGTAGTAACAAATTAATGAGAAGGTGAGGTGACTCACCTCgttcaatttgtttttaaatatgagAGAAGATGAGATTAgttgaaattaaagttaaaagttgaataaaatattattagaatatatatattattttaatattatttttatgttgggatttgaaaaggttaaactctttattttattttatgtaaaaatttgaaaaaattgtaataattaaacgAGATGAAAAGTTTTATGAAAATGAACAAGGCCTGATGTGGTAGTTCAGTTGGTACGAGCGGGAATTTCAAGCCTTCGACATCAGGAATTCAAGATAAGATATAAGTTGAAACTACTTGTAGTAGTAGAACTTGACTTTTTGGGCCATGGGATGAGCTTTGAACCAACTCGATACTTTAATGGTGCTTTGTTGACAGGCTCACTTTTGGGGGAATAGCTATAACGAAACATTCCGCAGAAGGGAGGCGCTCCTATGGTCACGTCTAAGGAGAATTGTTACACTGGTTGCACCCGCCTCATCTTTTGCTtagaactgaaaaaaaaaaaaaatgagaaggtGAGGTTGTGGGTTCTCTAACTCTCATAGATGAAGTCATGGATCTAATCGCTAGGATGAAGCTGTCGTGGATTTAATCATCATATAAATCCACGGATGAAGTTTTACATACAAAGTAGTATTAGAGATAAGAATAGTCATGTACGCCTTTAATAAGTTACAATAAGAAGGTAATGAAACGACATACACTAAACAAAATCATGTTGTTTAAGGTTGCTAACTATCtagttaattaatataatatttcacGTTTGACTTACTAATTAATTATGacttgtttaattaattatatcaattatATAGTGTGaacttataataattatttcagagattacatatatatatatataacaatgaGCTGTAGGAATAATCCAAATCTTATATTATTACATCCACGTACACCGGACCTTAAATTTGTCATTTGATATATACCTACAGCTAATGGTACATGATATTCgatccatatatatatgattcccCATCATCGATCTATGATCAGAAATATAGCATGCAGTTTGTAATGAAGAATAATTACTTGAGGAGGTAGTACTcgatcttaatttttttttttttttttaaaaaaatcgtgGGCTGAGGAGTTTGATGTTCTTTGATCTCTTTGTTACAGGCCAGAACTGCATGCATCATGTACTGCGCATCGAAGATAGTGGGTACGGTGGATATAGGAAACCGATCAACGGAGGTGACGATCTTGATTTGAGTTTCGTAATTGATCATGATCAGTACGTTAAAAATCACATCCAGCATAAAGACTAGGCTAGatacataaattatttatcCTCATATATCTTTGAAATCTTAAACCAAAGATAGCAAATTTCCTTGTCGAGTAATTAATTTCAACTAGCAGGAAAGGCATAACGATCTGTGAATGGGGTAAAAATAATCTAGATATACTAGGTGGCCTAGCTAGTCTGGCAAGTGGGGAAAATAAAGGAaggagataagatgaaaataaaaggcAGAGTgtcagagaaaaagaaaataattaaaaagagaaTAAGGCAAGCCTGACATACAAGAGGAGATATAAAGTTGTCATTCCTCACCTCTCCTAAGGGACTTGATTAATGTTTTGAATATCGTAACAGATATTATATCGGTCAAAGtactggaatgaaatatttcgataccaataccgtttcgtgtaccatttcgagatagtcgatatataaataaattatatatataaattatatttcaaaataatagtctatatatgaataaattatacatgaatacatatgtatatataaattataaatagtctgataTGAATTCggggtcaaaaaatgagattatagtttaaaaaaataaaaaaaataaaaagataaaggcCAAAATATCGGCCGGTACAGGCTGAAATATAGGTCGGTACAAACCTATACGAAACAAGTACCATACCTGTACTGGCCATACCTATACCGGCCTAATGATCGGTATGGaatgtaccggccggtacggtacggtaccaaaaacaatggtcaagataaaagggatCATTTCCGATGAAAAAGGAGACTTCCAAACTTCTAAGCAAGGATTATGGGAACATAGGGACCATTTTCAACCTCATAACAAGAGCTCCTAAAAGATtatcttttccaaaaaaatgGGTCTTTGACATCCATTGTACAGAGAGAATTGAGAGACTATGAGAACtgtaaaatattcatattatagTGAATTCACCCTCCAAACGATTCGTAGATGTAGATCTTATGTTAAACCATATAAATTTGTGTGTCtatatctttatttatatttctaatattttttttctatttactgATATGGATGTACATACAGGTAACGTATCAATGCCTTGAACTGCCCTCATTGACATCAAACCACTTCATCAAGACCTGGACAAATCATTGTGGGTTAGGAATAAATCTTTCACTCGTTTCGACCTGTTGTGTGATGTTTGCCATTAACAATTGGTGTTGTTTGTGGGATCGGCTTATTCTTTACATAAGAAGTAGGAGAATGATTATTTTGTGGCCAAAGGAATCACCTCGAAAGGAGCAGATAACATTCCCATCACCTTttcatttatcattttcttttgtcattttggacaataaaaacaaaaaaatagagagaagaatTGGGCTAGAAAACTCTTTGCCCATACAGTTAAGAACATCATGCACTTACTCTGCATAAAATACATGCACCCAAAGCCTAGGAAGGAAAGTTTCTCAATGAAGAAAAGTCCCTCACCCTAACTACACTGTGCAATTGCACGTAGTACATGCACTCACTACGCTGTGCATGCATAGTGCCATGCATAGAGGCGAATTGAGATATGGGTAGGAACACTGTGCACATACATGCACAGTGTATATAACACGAAACTTGTTGTGCATGGCATGCTTAGTCCTATGTCGTGCATGGCATGCTTAGTCTTGTACATAATGGGTCATTCTCCAGTGTGTCCAAAGACTTGTGGCGGTAGAGGGTTGACCGTTCACTGCCCCCCTTCGAATAGTTTGATCCTAGTCCGACCACTCCCCCAAATGGCTTGTCCGAGTTTTCACCATTGCACATCCTTCTAGTAAGTAGGGAAAATCAACTTAAGCACTCTCTCCCTCATGATGAGCCACCATTGCTCGCCACAAACACCGTTGGTGTTTTTTGTTGCGGGCAAAGAAGCTCTCAGCCGTGGAGGCCTTCCAGACATATTCTCACTGCAAGACACCATCCTACACCCTAGTGATGGCTGAGAGCTAGAGAAACCACCTTTGGTGGCTACTACTACTATTGTCGGAATCTCTCCCATCTACCATCACCTTCTGTGACGGTCGGAGGCCCTATGGACTGCAAAGTTCCTAGCCACTGCCAACAAAGCTATCCACCAGAGCTGCTCACGCCACAACATGCTAGCAAGGCTCAGTCATGTGTAAAGATGCACGGCAAGCACAACTCCTCAACCATCGGCATTTTTTTTATCTCCAACACAAAACTCCTCGCCCACAGAAATTACCCACCAATACTTTCCCATCCTTATGCTAGGCTATAAACTCAGGTGGGCAACCATCCTGGCATGTCTTTGCTGACCCAAATGAAACTCGCATTGATAAATTGAAGGCCTCGGTGGAGCCTTTCCCACTGTATTGACGACAATGGACACACAGACATGAGCAAGAGGCTACCCACTATGGCTAGACACGAAGGCTCACCATAAATGTGCACCACTTTGCTCACTAGTTTCAACCACCTTTTTTCAGCCACACTGTTGCCTAGACATGGAGAATTCCTAGAGAAATGCCTAGTCACGAAAATTTTCCTGACAGCTTTGGTTTCCCGGCCACGAGGCAAATGCCTGAACTCAGTTTCTCGGCTACAACAATGTTACACGTCCATCACCTTCCACGGGCAAATGGAGTCTTTCCCGACCTTAGATGTCTGGTCTCACTTGCCCAACCAAAGTGTTCCTAGACATGGTTTCCTTGGTCATATGAAATTTTACTTCAGTTCCTCAGCCACAAAAAAATGCCAAACCACTGAGAGTTTCTTGGCCACACATTGCATGTCCCATGCAATGGTCCATGCTTCTTACTTGCCCATAGCGACGATCATCAGCCACACAGACCATTATTCGACCTCAATGATTTGCTTGGCCATGCCAACCTGGATGCTAGTCCCTTGGCCTTAGAAGTGTTCTCGACCATCACCTTCCTCGGACAGAGAGTTTCTTGTCTGTGGAGAGATTGATCTAAAACTGTTCTTCTAGAGTCTAGACCTGGAATACAAATGCTTGCACATTCGATGTAGATGGTTTAAAGCTTTTGTAAGATTCGAGAGCTTGATGTGATGAAACAAGATGCTCTTACTATATCAAACCAACATCTGAAAAGTGGTTTGGTCAAGATTATGGATCTCTCATGGGGTTCACAACATTACCATCATGGTGGAGTTTACTACAGACTTCATTGGTTAGGCTGATTAGAATCTAAGCaaagagatgaaatttaaaattgagcTACCTGAGGTGTATTAGCCTCTAAGAAATCAAAGtacaataattatataaaaacatataatcCCCATTGCTACAAAAATGCTCAAACGCCAGATAGTTTCCCCTTACAAAATTCATTTAGTAGCGAACAATCTCGACTGAGGGAGAGTTGAAAGTAGCAGCTAAATTGCTCTGGTTTTTCTCTCTCAAACTTTCTCTCTAAATTTCATTTTCACTAATAAACTTGGTTTTTAGAGACTTTTCCAACAAAAACTCCTCAAGGATTAATGGGAATCCTAGTGTCAGCACACATCGAGAACATACTTTGTTGGAAATCACAAGCATGGCATGGGAAACTAAGTACAAAGCCCCTCTTGTGCACAACCCTGGTATCTTAAATCTGTTTCAGTCAGAATAGACTGCTCGGTATTGCAGGTATCCCAGATCTTcatcattgccaaaacatggcTACCCACAAATCTTGATTGTGCACCTTAAGCCTTCATCACACGTGAGGAGAATGACTCAGGTTTACAAATCTCAAACTTATAATTTGAATTATCTACATAGACCCATTTGGTTTCTGTGGAAACCGTCCCTTCACTACCTGACCCTCATGCAAAGAAAAAATGAGTCACTATACTCACAGTGAACAATGGGCGATAATAGTACATTGACTACCCAACCCTTGCGTAAACAAAACCTAAGTCACTAGACTAGCCATGAACAATGGGTGGTGCCCGACACCCTAGTGCAAACAAAAGCTGAGTCATTGGACTCACTATGGAACAGGTGGCGACACTCCCTCAACTATTCAACCCACGTGCAAACAAAAGTAGTATGCTCTTGCACTTATAGTTAGACAGAAACAGCAGCACAACATCTTCTCCAGCACATGCTTAGGCTGTGTTTGGTTATGAAACTCatatcaactcatctcatctaatcattacaacttttccaacttccaacacaaaatataataaacaattcaactttcatctcaactcaactcactatccaaatcggCCGACTTGTTTATAATTATGCCACAACTGCCACCAGTGGGCTACCTCCAGGAACAAGCCTTCGAGATCTATAACCCCCTTGCATGGGTTACTTTCGACAATGAGTTGATGAGTTCAACAGCAGCCTGAGATGGACCCACGGGGTTGACGGGCTCCCTGACCACTTAGCATGGGTTAATACAAATAAACTCTAACATTAATACCAAAATGAAAACACCAACATTAATTCACATCAAGGCGCTAAAATCCATAAATgctatcaaaaacaaaaacgaaGAGAAGAATATACACTTTTTACTAATGATAGATAATCTTATGTAACCTATCAGATAAACATTCATACAAACAAAATCAAAGCCGAGTCGCTTGACTCATGGTGAATAACGACGATGATAGTCTCTTGATTGCTTCGACCCTTGTCCACAAGTTCAAAAGAGTCAAGTTACTGGACTTGACGCAGAACAGGCAATGACAGTCCCTTAACTGCCCAACCCTAGCTCAATTGAGAACATTTCCTGCCCAACTTTCCAACTATATCTCTACGCTGGTACCTAGTATGGTCAAGTACATGTCTCCCTCTAGCTTTTCAAGCTGAGCTTCGTGCTTGCATCTAGCGCAATTGAGTACTTATCCTACCTAATATTCCAAGTCGAGCTTTGCACTCACACCAGTGTTGTCAAATACATATCCTGCCTAGCTCTCCAAGTTGAGCTCCATACTTAAAAATTGTGATTACTTAACACAAACAAATACAAAACCATGGACTAGCTcctagaatttatttttgtacagTTTACTATAGTCTATCTCTATCGTGATTGACTTGAAGATTTTCAAAGCCTTATTGTTGAGCAAATTGACCTTAAGAATCACGGATAACCGAAGGGGTAAAAATAACTCAAATATACCAGGCTGAGCCCATCAAAGGGCAATTTTCAGGAGGCAAGTGGGGAAAATGAATTAAGGAGACAAAATTAAATGGAAAGGCAGGGTGTCTGATAAAAAGGATAAATGAGAGAAAACCAAGTCACACGCAATAGGAGACATAAAGTTGTCATTCCTCACCACTCCCAAGGGCCATGATAAAAGGGATCGGATCGGATGAAAAATGGGACTTCCAAACCTCTAAGCGATGATGACTTGAACACAAGGATCATCTTCAACCTCACAACAAGAGTTCCTAAAAGATTATCATCTCCAGAAAAATGGGTCTTTGATCTCTATTTTatagagagaaatgagagaccATGAGAGACTACAAAATACTCATATTATAGTAGATTTGCTTTCAAACAATCTGAGGACATAAGTCCTGTGTCGAATCATATAAATCTAAATGTTTCCatctctatttatatttttagtattcTTTTCCTATTTAATGTTTGAAGTACCTACGAGTTGACTCCGTGAATATGGTCATTAAAACCCGATTAGTTCGCTTTTTTTTCTGAGGATTAGGGtctccaaaaatatgaaaagcgTAGCTActaatttctttctttgattCTCTTTTGACTTCGGTTAAAGCTAGCAGAAGGAGGATAATTGATCTCTTCTATATATCTTTATGATCTCCGTGAGTGTTGGATAGGTATACATGTGTTGTGCGGAGCCCATACATGTTCCTGATCACTTTCTTTCAGTTTTACTAGTGCAGCATGGACCAATCGATTCTGATCAGCACATTCCTCGAACAAAACCGACAAACCACGTGACTTAAAAAAAGGTAATCGATTGCTAAGCAAACGATCATATTCTTGATCATCTTAGAAGATAAAAAAGGCAGTCTTATAATTGCAGATTGCTAACAAGACTAGCTTCTAGACGGCCATTTTAGAAGAATAATGGTAGCGTAGTGATTATTAACTGAAGATAATGATTGACAATGGCATCCCATATAAAACTTTTTCAGCTTTatttgtgcatatatatatatatcaacgaTCACAGATAACTGTGTTTAATAATAAGCCTCTGACTCTCCAAGAACTTTATTATAATAAGATTACACATTATTTGTATATAGAAGATTATAATTCCGTTATACCCGAAAATTCCACAGGTCGATTTCGCTGTTGTAGTCCTGCCTTGGAATATGGTAGAATCTGTTAatggaagatgatgatgatcgaAGGGTTGGAAACTCCAGATGATCATCATGACGACGATCATGAGGGCAATAACCCATGTTCGGGTCATCAAAGCTGACTAATTGCTTAAAATCCTCTGGTAATTGATCATTGAGCTGAGAAGCAACAAGCCTATCAAGGGCTGCCCAGTTTGTGACGGCAGCAGCTGAGTCCATTTTGTAATCTGAGTTGGGATCAGTTTCACTCACCTGTTTGATGACTAACCCTTGATCATTTTCTGCAATCATCACTGGATTATTGATTATTTGATAATGTTTTTGACCGGAGCTGGAGTTTGGACTCTCTAAGCTCGGTAGTTTCATGAATCTCTCGTATTGGTAGCAATGCTTCATGCCTGCGTTGTCGATGGGCTGGAATATTGTACCACTTTCCGAATCTCTTTCTAATTCCTTACTGGAGTTTTCCGTGTATTGGAGTATTTGCTCCAAGGTTCCCTCATCACAAGAATCAAACATCTGCTGGGTTCTGGTTTCATCAGTGATGGATGAAATAATGGGGCTGTCTAGGGTTTTGTGGTGACTTTTCTTCCGGAATATACGGCACACCACCCATCCCTCCTCTTGAATTGCCTCTCCCATAGCATTGGAGATCTTCAAAGAATTAGCAATGACTTTGATCAGTAAAGCGggcaaatcttaaaaaaataagaaatttaagGCAAAATGGCTTACGTTGGTGTCCGTGATGTTGTCGTCCAGTCTATATTCGTGCATGATCCAGTCTGATTTGAGCCCATGGGGGGCTCGGCCTCTGTAGAAAACTAAAGTCTTCCTCATTCCAATACGGCTACCATTGCTGGATATGAACTTGTCACGGCCGGTGGCCTTCCAGAATCCGGCAGCAGTTGCACGATTAGTGCGCGTCCCAGTGGGATACTTCTTGTCTTTGTGGCTAAATAAGTACCAGTCGTTTTGAGGGGTAGTTCCTATTTTACAAATCTCTTCAAGAACATCCAAACAAGGCCAACATGACTTACAAATCATTTGAAGAAACACattgaaataataattaaaaagccAAAGTCACATTTATATAATTCTAAATATGCTGCTAAAAAATGCATTAAGCACTGTTAATGTaaagcaaaaatgaaagaaaataaagagaaatggaCCATGAATGTTTGAGCCATTACCTCGTATATCCCATGGCTCAAACTTATTGAGATCGACATCACGGATTACGTCGAGGT
Coding sequences within it:
- the LOC122301970 gene encoding NAC domain-containing protein 43-like, translated to MPENMSISVNGQSQVPPGFRFHPTEEELLQYYLRKKVSYEKIDLDVIRDVDLNKFEPWDIREICKIGTTPQNDWYLFSHKDKKYPTGTRTNRATAAGFWKATGRDKFISSNGSRIGMRKTLVFYRGRAPHGLKSDWIMHEYRLDDNITDTNISNAMGEAIQEEGWVVCRIFRKKSHHKTLDSPIISSITDETRTQQMFDSCDEGTLEQILQYTENSSKELERDSESGTIFQPIDNAGMKHCYQYERFMKLPSLESPNSSSGQKHYQIINNPVMIAENDQGLVIKQVSETDPNSDYKMDSAAAVTNWAALDRLVASQLNDQLPEDFKQLVSFDDPNMGYCPHDRRHDDHLEFPTLRSSSSSINRFYHIPRQDYNSEIDLWNFRV